The following coding sequences lie in one Mus musculus strain C57BL/6J chromosome 11, GRCm38.p6 C57BL/6J genomic window:
- the Olfr393 gene encoding olfactory receptor 393 → MKMNNKTVITQFLLLGLPISLEYKHLFYALFLAMYLTTVLGNLLIIVLIKLDSHLHTPMYLFLSNLSFSDLCFSSVTMPKMLHNMQSQDPSIPYGGCLAQIYFLMAFGDMESFLLVVMAYDRYVAICFPLHYTSIMSPKLCTCLMLLLWILTTSHAMMHTLLAARLSFCENNVILNFFCDLFAVLKLSCSDTYINDLMILIFGGLIFIIPFLLIVISYARIISSILKVPSTQGIYKVFSTCGSHLSVVSLFYGTIIGLYLCPSGNNSTVKEIAMAMMYTVVTPMLNPFIYSLRNRDMKKALIRVICSKKISL, encoded by the coding sequence atgaaaatgaacaacaaaacTGTCATCACCCAGTTTCTCCTCCTGGGACTGCCCATTTCCCTAGAGTACAAACACCTGTTCTATGCCCTGTTTCTGGCCATGTACCTCACCACTGTCCTGGGAAACCTGCTAATAATTGTCCTCATTAAACTGGACTCCCATCTCCACACACCAATGTACTTGTTTCTCAGCAacctctccttctctgacctctgcttTTCCTCTGTCACAATGCCCAAAATGCTGCATAATATGCAGAGCCAGGACCCATCCATCCCCTATGGAGGGTGCCTGGCACAAATATACTTCCTTATGGCTTTTGGAGATATGGAGAGCTTTCTTCTTGTGGTCATGgcttatgaccgctatgtggccatctgcttcCCTCTGCATTACACCAGCATCATGAGCCCCAAGCTCTGTACTTGTCTAATGCTGCTACTGTGGATACTGACGACATCACATGCCATGATGCACACCCTGCTTGCAGCAAGATTGTCTTTTTGTGAGAACAATGTGATCCTCAACTTTTTCTGTGACCTATTTGCTGTCCTAAAGCTGTCCTGCTCAGACACTTATATTAATGATTTGATGATACTTATTTTTGGAGGACTCATCTTTATTATTCCATTCCTCCTAATTGTTATATCCTATGCAAGGATCATCTCCTCCATTCTTAAAGTTCCATCTACTCAAGGCATATACAAGGTATTCTCCACCTGTGGTTCCCATCTGTCTGTGGTATCTTTGTTCTATGGGACAATTATTGGTCTCTACTTATGTCCATCAGGTAATAATTCCACTGTAAAAGAAATTGCTATGGCCATGATGTATACAGTGGTGACTCCAATGCTGAACCCCTTCATCTATAGCCTGAGGAACAGAGACATGAAGAAGGCCCTAATAAGAGTCATCTGTAGTAAGAAAATCTCTCTTTAG